GGTCGGCGCGAGCGCATATCCACGAATCATCGACTTCGTGAAGATCCAGGAAATCGCCAATTCCGTGGGAGCAGTGACCATGGCTGATATTGCCCACATCGCCGGACTTGTGGCAGTCGGACTTCATCCCACCCCCATCGGAGTGATCCGCTTTACCACCACCACCACTCACAAAACCCTCAGAGGTCCCCGCGGCGGCATGATCATGTGCAATACTGAAGAAGACTACAATGCAATCAACAAGATCATTTTCCCCGGCATCCAGGGCGGACCACTGATGCATGTAATCGCCGCCAAGGCAGTGGCATTTGGTGAGGCCCTGAAACCTGACTTCAAAAAATATCAGGAGCGGGTCCTGATCAATGCGAAAACCCTGGCTGACGAACTGATGAGCAGGAAATTCCGTCTGGTGTCCGGCGGGACTGACAATCACCTGATGCTGCTCGATGTGCTGGGCAGCAAGGGGCTGACCGGCAAGGTCGCAGAAAAAGCCATGGAGCACGCGGGCATCACGGTCAACAAGAACACCATCCCCTTTGATACCAAGAGCCCCTTTGTTACAAGCGGAATCCGGATGGGTACACCGGCTGTCACCACCCGAGGCATGGGACCCGAAGAAATGAAAAAGATCGCCGGATTCGTGGATCGTGCTCTCAGCAACAACGAAAATGAGGAAGAATTGAAAAAGATCAAGGCTGAAGTGAAGGAACTGACTAAATCCTTCCCGCTGTATCCGGAATTCGAATGAAATATTTTCTGCTGGTCGATCCGCCTCAGTCCGGCGCAGTGAACATGGCGAGGGATGAGTTCCTGTTCCGCTTTGCGAGCGGACAGGCAGAAAAGATTGTAATTTTCAGGTTTTACACTTTTTCCCCTGCCTGTTTATCCCTGGGAGTCTTCCAGTCCTCCAAAGGAATCGATCTTCCCTGGATTCACAGTCTTGGGATGGAAGTCATCCGCAGGCCGACTGGAGGCCGGGCAGTGCTGCATCAGTATGAAATCACTTACAGCATCGTGTTTCCGCTGGAGGGATCAATTTTTTCAGGGAGCATCAAGGATTCGTACCGGAAAATCTCGGAATTGATCAAAGAAGTCCTGGAACAGCTGAAGATCGACTGCGAGTTGTCCCACCCCGACCTGGACGATTATCAGGAAAACTTTGACTGCTTCCGCAGCCCCTCCTATTTTGAGCTGATTCACCGCGGGAAGAAGATCCTCGGTTCTGCCCAGAAAAGGGAAAAGAACTGCTGCCTTCAGCATGGCTCGCTTCTATTGAAGAGAGATCCTGAACTGTCCAACAGGATTTTTCAGGAATCCGGAGACTACCCGGAACTGCAGATCGATTTCCGCAGTTTTGTGGAGACAATGGTGATGACTCTGGAAAAGAAGCTTAAAATAAAGTTGACGCCTTGCGTGATTCCTCCGGATAACGCGCTTTATCTCTCGCTGATAGAGAAATACCGCACAGTCGATGAGAAATGACCTGTGAAATTCTTCTTTTTTCTGATGATTTTGCTTACATTCCGGCTTCAAGCGCTTGAACTATGCAGAATTAAATATCAGGGCGGCGGAGACTGGTACAATGACCCTGAAGTTCTGCCGAATCTGGCCCGTGAAATCACCAAACGGACTGGAATCAAAGTTTCCGAACAGCAGAGAGAATTGGATCTTTCCGACCAGGCACTGTTTTCCTGTCCATTCCTGTTTCTCACAGGACATGGAAACATCAAACTCGATGGCGATGAACTGGAAAGGCTCAGAAAATACCTTGAAAACGGCGGTTTCCTTTATGCTGACGACGATTATGGCATGGATCAGAGCTTTCGTCTTCTGCTCAAAAAAGTGTTTCCAGATAAAGAACTTCTGCCGCTGCCGGCAGATCATGCCATCTATAAAATTTTCTACCGGCTGGAAGGGCTGCCTAAGATCCATGTTCATGACGGCAAACCTCCACAGGGCTTCGGTATTTTCGAAAAGGGAAAGATGGTAGTGTTTTATACCTATGAGTCAAACATCAGCGACGGCTGGGCTGATCCCGGTACACACAATGATCCGGAGAATCTGCGCGAACAGAGCTTTCAGATGGGAGTAAATATTTTCTACTATGCACTCTGCGGATCAGAATAAACTTTTTCAGAAAGTTCTCTTTGTTTTCAGGACAGCGGCGTTAGCGCTTTACCTGCTTTACTTCGTGCTGTTCCTGTCCTTGATGCTTCTGCTGCGGAAGTGTTTCTTCCTGATCGGATTTGGGCTTCCCTTTGATGTCCTGTCCCTGTTTCTGATTCCAGCCGGAGCTGCGGTATTGCTTGGAGCCTTTTTTTCCAAAAATCTATACCGTGAAACAGGAAAAAAGCTGGAAGAAAAATTCAATGCCGGCGGAATGCTGCTGAATGCCTTTGATTTCATCGAAAAAAAGGGGAAAAATAAATATTCTTTCTCTGAATATCTGATGGATCGGGAAATACAGAAGGGATGGGAACTGCTTTCCCATCTGCCTTACTGGAAAGCATTAAATCCATGGAAATTTCTGCTGCCTCTGCTGGCTTGCTTTCTGATTCTGGCAGGAGTGAATCATTTTCCCGAAAAGCGTCAGTCGAACGACAGCTTCACAGTCAGCCCCGGTGATGCAGCGATAGCAGAGGGAGATAGAGTTGAACTCAAATTACGGTTTGACTGGGCGCGCTCCCGGGAAGTGATGCTGTTTTACAGACAGGGGGAAATCCTGAACGAGATTGTGCCACAGCGGCAGGGGAACAGCTACCTGTACATTCTGGCTCCAGAGCGGAGCCTGCAGTACTGGTTCGAATTTTCAGGCGGTAAAACCAGGGAATATCGTATCACTCTGATTCCTAAACTTAAACTTATCGAGATCAAGCAGGTCCGCAGCTACCCGGAATATACCGGGAAAATTCCAGAAACTCTGACAACGCCCTCTCTCAATTCAAAAATACTGCGCGGCGGGAGCGTAGCTTACAGGATACAGCTTTCAGCAATTGCAAGTGCCGAAGTGTCTGCAGGTGATTTTTCCGAAAAAGTCCAGGCCGCGGACAAAATTGAATTTTCACTGGCGCCTTTCTCGACTGTGGAAATCAAACTGCTTGCTGAGAATTCGATCAGCAAACTGCTGTTGACCGGTGAATTGGAGGTCAGACCGGATCTTGCCCCTGTAATCGAGATCTATTCTCCTCCAAATGGATCCCTGCTTGTTCCTGGTGAAGATCTGAAGCTGAAAGCGCAGTTTCACGACGATTATGGCTTGAAAAGGCTGTCTTTCAAAGCCGGAGCGGATGAATTCCTGCAGACTGAGGAGCTTAGTCTTTCCGGAACGGCTTTTTATTATGATAGAATCATAAAACTGCCTGCAGAGCTGTTTTCAAGACCAGGCATTCTCAAAATTGGCTTGACTGTCTCAGACAACAATCCAGCTGGATTGCCCGTCACCTGCGAGTTGACAGTCGGATTCGGGGACAGGGAGATGAATCTGCAGAATCTGTCTTCCTTTGAGGTCGGTCTGATGCAGGAGGCTGGTAATCTCCAGAGCAGAATTAAAGGTTCGCTGGATGCCCTGGCAAAATGGGAGGAGTCGGCTAAATTTTCTCCAGAGCTTGGTTTTGAGCAGCAGAAGGAACTGCAGCAGATTGCCGGAGATCTGAAGAAAGTCCGCGACGATATCAAGAACTTTGTCAACAGACTGGACCGGGAATCCGAAAAATCCGATCAGATGCTGGAAATACCGGAAGAAATCAGGCAGAAGGGCGAACAGGTCAGAGATCTGCTCAAAGAACTGCTCGGGGACTATCTGAATCCTTTGATCGAGAAAGTGGAGAATCAGTCCAAATCCGCCAGTTTCGATCGCAAGAAGGATTTTTCTGCGAAGTCAGTGCTTGATCAACTCGATAAAACACTCAAACTGCTGCAGGATCTGAAGCGTGAGAAAAACCTGGAGGTGCTGAAGGAACAGCTGCGCGATTCCCTAAAGCGCATTGATACTGCCGGAACCAGTGAAATTTCCGCAGAAATCGAGAAAATCGAACAGAACCTCAGCCGTGAAAATGCCTATCCTGACGATTTTAAACCCGAACTGGACGAGCTCTCAGCAGAACTTAAAAACGTGAAAAACACCCTGGAGTCAGGAGAGTCTACCGAAGAGAGCAGGGCGGCTTTCAAGAAAGCTGTCTCCGACTTTCTCGATTCTTGTGAGAAAAAGAAAAAGCAGAAGGAAGAAACACGCAAGAGTGACCTGAAGCAAAGAACCAACCAGCTGCTGCTGGAAGCCGGGCTTTTCTGGTATGAATCCGGAAATTTCAAGGATTACATCTCCTTCAGCCGTGAAGCCGTAAGCTACCTGGAATGGTTCAAGCGAATCTCGGACGGATTGAGCTATCTCTCACAGCAGAGTTTCCTTTTTCCACAGACAATTTTCATCGATCTGATAGAGATCGAAAATGCTTTTAAAAAGATTGTGAAAGCGGAAAGTGATCCTGTCTTCCGTTTCCAGAGGCAGAAGATGAATCAGAAGCTGCTCTCCCTGATCGACGATCTGCTGAAATTTCAAGAGTATCTGAAGAACAATCCAGGTTCGATGCTGGATGAGCTGAAGCAGAAAATGGGGGAGATCATGAAGAATCAGCAGCAGGCGATGCAGATGCTGAAACAGCTTGGTGAAGGTGAACCGGAGTATGAGAAGCTCTGGCAGCAGGTTCTGAAGCAGCAGTCGGCTATCAGAGGTGCCTTTTCGGAACTTGCGGGTTCTCCGGTTTCTCAGGAGTTGATGAGGCAGATGGAACAGATCGACATGATGCTGTTGGAAATCGAACGCAAAATGCAGGAAAAAAGTCCCAGACAGGATGTAATCAACAAGCAGGAAAGTACCTTCCAGAATATGCTCAAACTCGACGAAGCTCTGAAAAAACTTGATGAGACTGAAAAAAAACGCAGAGCTGAAGCTGAACTTCAGAACCTGCGGCAGACTGACGGCCAGGCTTTACCCAGAGAAGAGCAGTTGAAAAAATATTACATCAGAGATGAAAACATGGATCTGCCTGAATTTTACAGGAAAATCTGGGAGAATTACCAGCGCGAGCTGGAAAGCCGGGAAAAACCGGTCCGCTGGTGATAGGGATTTATTTGACCCTGCCCAGGTTGAAGAAAGACCTGCATCCGAGAAACAATGAAAATGCCTAAATTTTCAGACCTGTTTCAGTCGATAGAGGTAGTATGACAAAAATCAGCATCGTGATTATGCTCATGATCTGGGTAACCTGCTGCAGAGCCGAGAAAACAGTATTTTTCGAAGCCGAAACTCCGAAGTATATACAGGTGCAGGTCCCGGCCAATTCGGTCTATTACAAGCGGACTTTTGAGATTTTCACCGAAGATTTATACGGGCTGAGCCTGACCGACAGCTTCGAAGTGATCGGTAAGCCTCAGCTCATCATCCAGCCTGTCAGCGGGAACAGGATCAGCAAATGGACAGCGCCTTGTTGTTTTAACCTGGGCAGCACCAGGGAGGTTGCCTGTACGACTGTGGAGCTGAATTTCACTAATCTTCACGGATATCCTCCCCTTCCCTCGGCAGTCTCAAAGCTCAAGTTTTTCATGCAGGGAGGTGTGGTCAATTCTGTGTCCCAGCCGGAATCGCTGATCAAGGACAGCGGGCAGCGCTATGATTACTATGGACAGACGTTTTCACCTAATAACGGGAGATACCTGGCTTGTGTGTCGATCCAGGCAAAAAACAGCCATCAGCTCTGGGTGCTGGACCGCAGCGTTACGCCCATGCTCTTCTCCCGTGTGGCAGAAGATTACACCGGATCGATCAGCGACCCGGACTGGGGCGAGGATCTGCAGTCACATTCGTTTATCTTCTTCGAAGATTCCAACCGGTTGCGGTTCTATGATTTTACTGCCAAGAAAGTCATCAAGATCTACAACAGCGGGGAAGCTCATACGGCGGATGATTATGTAAATCTATCCAAATACAAGCTGTTGAGCAGACCGAAAGTCAGCCTCAACTATAAGAAACTGCTTTTCACAGGTGAGTCAAAAAATCTTCTGCTGGCTGATCTGAACATCGACAAGAAGCAGCTTGAAAATTTCACTTTTCTGACCAATAATCCTCTCAAGGGTTATGATCTCTCCAGTGATGCCAAAGCCGTGGTAGCTGCGATTTATTATCGCAGTAAATTCGTACTGGCGATCTTTGATATTACGAACGGCCAGACAAAATACATTGATCTGGGAAAACTTGAACCTGCCAACCCCTGCTGGGGGGAGTAGTAAATAAATCCATTCTGCCTGGAGAATGGGCGGATGTAAAATCCGCCCCTACAGGAATTATTTAATAATTATTTCTTTAGTACCGGCCAGTTTCCCGTCGAAAAACACCCTGATTTCCCACTTCCCGCGTGCCCATTCAGGCTCGACCTCCGCGATCTTCAGCCAGTACCAGGTGGAAACCTGGCCGGCGGCATTCAGCGAGACCTCGGTTGGATAGCGCTGGTTTCCTCTGGGATCGAGAAAGATCGCTGTAGTCTGGTGCCTGCCCTGGACGTCCTTCCAGAGGGCATGGGTATAGGCCATTTCTCCCACATCAAAAGACTGCCTGGGGTCTTGAGGCGCACCATTTGTGATTTTTGTGCAGGTAGTGAGAGTCACTTCTCCAGTGTAGCGCTTAAGGTTTGAAAGGTCGGCAGTCTGGTCAGTACAACTGCAGATGAGCAGAAACTGGATCAAGATCAGGCAATAAAAATCAGGTTTCATCTTGAACGAGAATTGTCTCCATCATTTGAAAAAGTCTTTTGAGATTCTCTTCATCTTTCAGAAGAAAATAATATCCCAGCAAGGCTTCCAGCGAAGTGGCATGACGATAATCTGCCATGGCCACTCCTTTGGGATGTGAGGTGATTTTTTTATTGCGCGCCCTGCGCACTATATCCAGTTCCTGTTCAGTGAGAAGGGGGAGCATTTTTTTGAGAAAAGAGGCCTGTCTTTTGCCATTGACTATGGACACGACTTTTTTATGGGCGAATCTGGTCTGAAATTTTTCCGAAGAAATGACTTTCATCCTGAAATAAAGATCAAAGACTGCATCTCCGATGTAAGCGAGTATCAATGGCGAATACTCATCAGGATCGTACTTTTGAAAAAGATTCATATAGGCAGCACCTTGTAGCCTTCTTTGGAATCATCCACCCTGTATCCTAAGGAGAGTATTTCGGATCTCAACCTGTCTGCTTCCGGAAAATTCCGGGTGGTTTTGGCCTGCCAGCGTTTGCTTGCCAGTTCCAGGATGTTTTCAGGGATTGAAAATTTGTCTGTTTTAAGAATTCCCAGGACATTGTCAAAAAGCTGAAGTTCAGTAAGTGCGGCATTTCTGGAATCATTGGAAAGAGAGCTGCAGTTCATGGCATCATTGAGAGTGCGCATGAATTCGTGGAAATGGCTGAGAGCGAGGGAAATATTCAGGTCATCTGCCATTGCGTTTTGAAACCCTTCCCTGAATCTGGTGAAGTCCAGGCTGGAAGTTCCTTCTACTGGATGAAAATCCATCAGCCGCTGCTTGAATTCGCCGATCCTTTTCACAGTTTTTTCGGCATTTTCCAAACCTTCCAGGGTGAAGTTCAGTTTGCTGCGGTAATGGGCTGAAAGCAGCAGGTAGCGGACCCCGAGCGGCTGAAAGCCTTTGTCTGTCAGGTCGCGCAGAGTATAAAAATTACCCAGGGATTTGGACATTTTTTTGTTGTCCACAATCAGATGCTCGCTGTGCAGCCAGTATCTGACGAATTTCCTGCCAGAGGCTGCTTCGGACTGGGCAATCTCATTTTCGTGATGAGGAAAGATGTTGTCTACTCCACCGGAGTGGATATCGAATGTTTCGCCAAGGTATTTCTTGCTCATGGCTGAACATTCTATGTGCCAGCCTGGCCGTCCTTTTCCGAACGGTGAATCCCAGAATGGCTCTCCTTCTTTCCAGGCTTTCCAGAGCACAAAGTCGCGCACATCATCTTTTTCATACTCGTCAGTATCGTATCTGAGTCCTGTTTTGACTCCTGCAAGGTCGATCTTGGAGAGTTTCCCGTAATCCTTGAAATCTGAGATGCGGAAATAGGTGGAGCCGTCCTTTTCATAAGTAAATCCCTTGGATTTAAGGATTTCTATCATTTCTATCATTTCCCGAACATGGGCTGTAGCCCTGGGGTAGTGTTCAGCAGACTCAATGTTTAGAAATTTCATGTCCTCGAAGAATCCCCTGGTATAAAATTCAGTGAATTCCTGGAGAGATTTTCCCTGGGCGACTGAGTCACGGATTATCTTGTCTTCGATGTCAGTGATATTCATCACCTGAGTCACGCTGAATCCGGCAGAGATCAGAAATCTGCGCAGCAGATCCTCGAAAATATAGGTGCGGAAATTTCCGATGTGAGCATAGTTATATACGGTGGGGCCGCAGGTGTACATGCCGACTTCACCCTGCTTCACAGGAAGGAACTCTTCAATTTGACCGCTATAGGTGTTTTTAAAGCTGATTTTCATGATCTCTCCGCCCGAGAAAATTCAGAAATCTGTCCAGTCTCCGGGTTGTTTTTCCGATCCCAAGGCAATGAATGATATCGTACACCCCAGGACCCTCTTCCTTGCCGGTCAGCGCAAGCCTGAATGGCAGGAACAGTTCCTTGCCTTTGAGGGATAAACTTTTGCCGACTTTCTTAAGCGTCTCATGCATCAGATTTTTTTCCAGTATCGGAAGTTTCCCGATTTCCGCGAGATATTCCGAAAAAAGCCGGCTGATTTTATCTTTGTCGGGCAATTCAGGCAGCAATGCTTCTTCGTAACTGATGTCTTCATTGAAAAACCAGTTCGCAATTGCTCCGGTATCGGACAGCTTGTCGACGTTGCTCTGGGTGAAAAGCAGGACTTTTTTCATGAATTCCGGGTCAGCGTCTTTCTGATCAGGATGAACTTCCAGTAAAAAGGGAAGAGCCAGCCTGCAGTATTCATCGGCAGGCAGTCGGCTGAGATAATGATGATTCAGCCAGAAAAGTTTTTTCACATCGAAAAACTGGGGATTGCGGATCAGATTTTCAGTGTTGAATCTCTCCACCATTTCCTCTGCAGAAAAGAATTCCTCATCCGATTTAGGAGACCATCCCAGCAGAAAAAGGAAGTTAGTCAAAGCTTGCGGCAGGATGCCGATTTTTTTGAACTCGGCTACAGAGGCGGCTCCATGGCGTTTACTGAGCTTCTGCCTGTCCGCACCTAAAAGAATCGAGAGATGTCCGAAACGGGGCGGGGGATAGCCGAAAGCCTCATAAAGCATCAGTTGCCGTGGGGTGTTGGAAAGATGCTCTTCACCCCGGAAGACATGGGTGATTTCCATCAGCACATCGTCTACTACCACCGCGAAATTATAGATAGGAATGCTGTTGCTGCGCAGGATGATGAAATCTCCAACCATACCTTCCTCAAAAGTGACCAGTCCGCGCACCAGGTCGTCCAGGACATAATCTTTGTGTGGAACCCGGAAGCGGATGGTGGCGTTTTCGCCTGAGGCTACTCTTTTCTCGGCCTCGGCAGGGAGGATGTTGCGACAGGTTCCATCGTACTGAGGGTTTTCACCGCTTGCCATGGCAGCTTCTTTTTTACTTTCAAGATCAGTTTCACTGCAGAAGCAGTAATAGGCATGTCCTGAGCTTACAAGCTGCCGCGCCATTTTCTGATAGAGGCTCGTGCGTTCGCTCTGGCGGTAAGGGGAATGCGGACCTCCGATGTCCGGGCCTTCATCCCAGCGGATGCCGGCCCATTTGAGGTCACGGATGATGGTTTCTTCGGACTCTTTTGTGGAGCGGCATTCATCCGTATCTTCAATGCGGAGGATAAATTTACCCTGATTTTTTTTTGAGAAAAGCTGGTTGAAGAGTGCACTTCTGACCAGGCCGACATGTGTGCTGCCGGTCGGAGAAGGGGCGATTCTGACTCTGAATTGACTCACGTTAGCTCCTTGCCGGATTTCATTTCTGCGTAATTATATTCCTGCCGGTTGTAAATGGCAATGCAGAGCGTCAGACAGACTGCCGAAAAAGAATACACTTTTAACCCTGGCTGTGATAAAATTTTTTCATCATGCGTTTCCGGGAGGAGCTGTGAAGAAATTCCTGACCATATTGGCAATCTTTTGTTTGGGAGTTGGCGGTTTTACTGCTGATTCAGCAGGGCCGCACAACCAGATCATCTTTCTGATAAACGGGCTTGATTCAGCAAGTCTTTCCCTGGCCAGGATGGCTATTGCCGGGCCTTACGGCAAGTTGAATTTCGAGAAGCTGACTCACGGCGGTTACCTTTCCACATATTCCTTCAATTCCTGGGTTACTGACACAGCCGCCGCAGTGTCAGCGATAGCTACAGGTGAACGGGCTAATAACGGCGAATTAAGTCTGGATTCATTGGGCAGCGTCAAGCCGACACTGCTGGAAGAAGCTCAGAAGAGCGGGAAAGCAATCGGCATCGTAACAGACACCAGAGTGACTTTTGCACCGGCTGCTGCGTTTTACACCCATTCCACCAATAGATTCAAGGAAAACGACTTTGCCCTGGACCTCCTGAAACTGGAACCTGATCTGGTGATGGGTGGCGGGAAGTTCAATTTTCTGTCCAATTCTCAGGGTGGCGTAAGGGAGGACGGCAAGGATCTTCTAAGAACCGCGGAGAAACAGGGGTACAAAGTGCTTGCCGACCGCCTGGATCTAGTGAAATGCAGCACTCTCAACACCAAGGTGCTTGGACTTTTCACTGAAAACCACCTGAGCTTCGAACTGGACAGG
The nucleotide sequence above comes from Candidatus Wallbacteria bacterium. Encoded proteins:
- a CDS encoding serine hydroxymethyltransferase, with the protein product MEHLKNTDPEVFSAIKSEIDRQENGLELIASENFVSYSVLEAQGSVMTNKYAEGYPAKRYYGGCEFVDQAEELARARARQLFSCQWVNVQPHSGSQANMAVYFANLKPGDTVFGMNLSHGGHLTHGSPVNFSGIFFKIVPYGVNQKTERIDYDELAKMAAEHKPKMIVVGASAYPRIIDFVKIQEIANSVGAVTMADIAHIAGLVAVGLHPTPIGVIRFTTTTTHKTLRGPRGGMIMCNTEEDYNAINKIIFPGIQGGPLMHVIAAKAVAFGEALKPDFKKYQERVLINAKTLADELMSRKFRLVSGGTDNHLMLLDVLGSKGLTGKVAEKAMEHAGITVNKNTIPFDTKSPFVTSGIRMGTPAVTTRGMGPEEMKKIAGFVDRALSNNENEEELKKIKAEVKELTKSFPLYPEFE
- a CDS encoding DUF4159 domain-containing protein — encoded protein: MILLTFRLQALELCRIKYQGGGDWYNDPEVLPNLAREITKRTGIKVSEQQRELDLSDQALFSCPFLFLTGHGNIKLDGDELERLRKYLENGGFLYADDDYGMDQSFRLLLKKVFPDKELLPLPADHAIYKIFYRLEGLPKIHVHDGKPPQGFGIFEKGKMVVFYTYESNISDGWADPGTHNDPENLREQSFQMGVNIFYYALCGSE
- a CDS encoding ribonuclease III domain-containing protein gives rise to the protein MNLFQKYDPDEYSPLILAYIGDAVFDLYFRMKVISSEKFQTRFAHKKVVSIVNGKRQASFLKKMLPLLTEQELDIVRRARNKKITSHPKGVAMADYRHATSLEALLGYYFLLKDEENLKRLFQMMETILVQDET
- the cysS gene encoding cysteine--tRNA ligase: MKISFKNTYSGQIEEFLPVKQGEVGMYTCGPTVYNYAHIGNFRTYIFEDLLRRFLISAGFSVTQVMNITDIEDKIIRDSVAQGKSLQEFTEFYTRGFFEDMKFLNIESAEHYPRATAHVREMIEMIEILKSKGFTYEKDGSTYFRISDFKDYGKLSKIDLAGVKTGLRYDTDEYEKDDVRDFVLWKAWKEGEPFWDSPFGKGRPGWHIECSAMSKKYLGETFDIHSGGVDNIFPHHENEIAQSEAASGRKFVRYWLHSEHLIVDNKKMSKSLGNFYTLRDLTDKGFQPLGVRYLLLSAHYRSKLNFTLEGLENAEKTVKRIGEFKQRLMDFHPVEGTSSLDFTRFREGFQNAMADDLNISLALSHFHEFMRTLNDAMNCSSLSNDSRNAALTELQLFDNVLGILKTDKFSIPENILELASKRWQAKTTRNFPEADRLRSEILSLGYRVDDSKEGYKVLPI
- the gltX gene encoding glutamate--tRNA ligase, translating into MSQFRVRIAPSPTGSTHVGLVRSALFNQLFSKKNQGKFILRIEDTDECRSTKESEETIIRDLKWAGIRWDEGPDIGGPHSPYRQSERTSLYQKMARQLVSSGHAYYCFCSETDLESKKEAAMASGENPQYDGTCRNILPAEAEKRVASGENATIRFRVPHKDYVLDDLVRGLVTFEEGMVGDFIILRSNSIPIYNFAVVVDDVLMEITHVFRGEEHLSNTPRQLMLYEAFGYPPPRFGHLSILLGADRQKLSKRHGAASVAEFKKIGILPQALTNFLFLLGWSPKSDEEFFSAEEMVERFNTENLIRNPQFFDVKKLFWLNHHYLSRLPADEYCRLALPFLLEVHPDQKDADPEFMKKVLLFTQSNVDKLSDTGAIANWFFNEDISYEEALLPELPDKDKISRLFSEYLAEIGKLPILEKNLMHETLKKVGKSLSLKGKELFLPFRLALTGKEEGPGVYDIIHCLGIGKTTRRLDRFLNFLGRRDHENQL
- a CDS encoding alkaline phosphatase; the encoded protein is MKKFLTILAIFCLGVGGFTADSAGPHNQIIFLINGLDSASLSLARMAIAGPYGKLNFEKLTHGGYLSTYSFNSWVTDTAAAVSAIATGERANNGELSLDSLGSVKPTLLEEAQKSGKAIGIVTDTRVTFAPAAAFYTHSTNRFKENDFALDLLKLEPDLVMGGGKFNFLSNSQGGVREDGKDLLRTAEKQGYKVLADRLDLVKCSTLNTKVLGLFTENHLSFELDRPADEPSFSLLVEKSIKLLSAKSDKGFVLVLICDRISQALRNHDVKAFVTQFEMLDKCCAGIVDFQKALPDPLFLLMSPFSTCPPMLSEKNDLAYLPNIKASAEYMAAKIDTSGENVGWVMSKYAGVENLSEKEKSKVFYDLKNEFLPLAIGDVVSDRLGIYFLEPTIQKTLASTYGNSAEITPYFVAGPNQDKFSIFMQNYQVGKLLISGLSE